A genomic stretch from Mycobacteriales bacterium includes:
- a CDS encoding universal stress protein — MVHGIVVGVSESAAGAAALDWGLRQAACRRVPLVAVRAWDIAAYGPYYSVGSALRSTSPDFELTELQIAQKAVVDAVQRVPEAADVDAKGVATRGRPPEVLVAAAKDSDLLVLGTRGVGALSRVVHLGSVTSSVLHHAHGPVAVIPEATPATPGSPQRVAVGVDGSAASLRALTWAVSHARFTGATLVPLSVVGSRDDETGTASLHAAAKAAGSGDLIVEPQVRHGNVSQELLAAAAEADLLVIGSRGRGGFASLLLGSTSSQVAGHSTRPVVVVRPD; from the coding sequence ATGGTGCACGGGATCGTGGTCGGGGTCAGCGAGTCAGCTGCCGGAGCGGCGGCTCTCGACTGGGGTCTGCGTCAGGCCGCCTGCCGCAGGGTGCCGCTGGTAGCGGTGCGTGCGTGGGACATCGCGGCGTACGGCCCGTACTACTCCGTTGGGTCAGCGTTGCGGAGCACGTCACCAGACTTCGAGCTCACCGAGTTGCAGATCGCACAGAAGGCGGTCGTCGATGCGGTGCAGCGGGTCCCCGAGGCGGCCGATGTCGACGCGAAGGGCGTAGCCACGCGTGGCCGACCGCCTGAGGTGCTGGTCGCCGCAGCGAAGGACTCGGACCTGCTCGTCCTCGGCACCCGTGGCGTCGGGGCGCTGTCCAGGGTGGTGCACCTAGGGTCGGTCACCTCGTCTGTCCTGCACCACGCACATGGGCCTGTCGCGGTCATACCGGAGGCGACACCTGCGACACCCGGATCGCCTCAGCGGGTGGCTGTTGGCGTCGACGGGTCGGCAGCGTCACTGCGGGCACTCACCTGGGCGGTCTCTCACGCCCGGTTCACCGGAGCGACTCTCGTGCCACTGTCCGTCGTCGGCAGCCGCGACGACGAGACGGGGACGGCGTCGCTGCACGCCGCTGCCAAGGCTGCCGGGTCCGGGGACCTGATCGTCGAGCCGCAGGTACGTCACGGCAACGTGTCGCAGGAGCTGCTCGCCGCTGCGGCCGAGGCGGACCTGCTGGTCATCGGCTCCCGCGGAAGAGGTGGCTTCGCCTCGCTGCTGCTCGGCTCGACGAGCAGCCAGGTCGCCGGCCACTCCACCCGGCCGGTCGTGGTGGTCCGCCCGGACTAG